One part of the Prochlorococcus marinus str. MIT 9313 genome encodes these proteins:
- a CDS encoding bifunctional aminoglycoside phosphotransferase/ATP-binding protein, with the protein MTTTKQKQPALIQALMKPEAYPHPVKVVELVETHISWVLLTGSYAYKLKKAVHLDFVDATTLKQRLHFCQEELRLNRRLAPDLYLGVTRILESVDGAKVLDENFELNDPSTKGVVDVAVKMRQFPVSRLLSVYLSDGVLKTESLKRLAFELAGFHLSVKTASADGDFGGFDAVINPVHANLRVLDQLTLTEPLELWLEEHRAWIKSIQPELAFRFKQRLNAGAIRECHGDLHVGNIHLNNDESLEVFDAIDFNPSLRWIDPISEMAFLVMDFEVHDHQGDAMVILNEWLEHTGDYKALDLWPWYSAYRALVRAKVSGLQWQQLCSQSQHHSVDQQHLQRLLKDLNLYIQRAREVQQTKSAGIVLMHGLSGSGKSFLSEQLYQQLPAVRLRSDIERQRAFGRRPLHKLLGFEKGSMTSVGIKPLFQGDPYRPEVTQWLFDQCLPALTQSCLSSGYTTIVDATFLRERERQRMFVLARQQGCPIAIVACECSDFTAQERIATRMGIGTDPSEADLSVRELQKAWIEPLTTDEQDLTVRFTEKTPISIGLERLRVLLNP; encoded by the coding sequence GTGACCACGACGAAGCAAAAACAACCCGCTTTGATTCAGGCATTAATGAAGCCAGAGGCTTATCCACATCCGGTGAAGGTTGTGGAGCTTGTCGAGACCCACATTTCCTGGGTGCTTCTGACCGGTTCCTATGCCTACAAGCTCAAAAAAGCTGTGCATTTGGACTTTGTAGACGCCACCACGCTGAAGCAACGCCTTCATTTTTGCCAAGAGGAGCTGCGACTAAATCGTCGCTTGGCTCCAGACCTTTATCTAGGTGTGACCAGGATTCTCGAATCAGTTGATGGCGCCAAAGTTCTCGATGAAAACTTTGAATTGAATGATCCATCCACAAAGGGTGTGGTTGATGTTGCTGTGAAGATGCGTCAGTTCCCTGTCTCTCGTCTTCTCAGTGTTTATCTTAGTGATGGGGTTTTGAAGACTGAATCCCTAAAAAGACTTGCTTTCGAACTTGCAGGGTTTCATCTCAGTGTCAAAACGGCTTCTGCAGATGGAGATTTTGGTGGATTTGATGCGGTAATCAATCCTGTTCATGCCAATTTGCGTGTGTTGGATCAATTGACACTTACTGAGCCATTAGAGCTTTGGCTTGAGGAGCATCGAGCTTGGATTAAGAGTATTCAGCCAGAACTGGCTTTTCGTTTTAAACAACGACTCAATGCAGGAGCCATTCGTGAATGCCATGGCGATCTTCATGTCGGCAACATACACTTAAACAACGATGAAAGTTTAGAAGTCTTTGATGCCATTGATTTTAATCCAAGTCTTCGTTGGATCGATCCGATTAGTGAAATGGCATTTCTAGTGATGGATTTTGAGGTACACGATCATCAGGGTGATGCCATGGTGATACTCAACGAATGGCTTGAGCACACCGGCGATTACAAGGCTCTTGATCTTTGGCCTTGGTATTCGGCTTACCGAGCGCTTGTGCGCGCCAAGGTGAGTGGTCTGCAATGGCAGCAACTCTGCTCTCAGAGTCAGCATCACTCTGTTGATCAGCAACATCTTCAACGGCTGCTTAAGGATCTCAACCTCTATATTCAGCGGGCAAGAGAGGTCCAGCAAACAAAGTCAGCCGGTATTGTGCTGATGCATGGACTGAGCGGTAGTGGTAAATCCTTTTTGAGTGAGCAGCTCTATCAGCAGTTGCCAGCAGTACGATTGCGTTCAGATATTGAACGTCAGCGTGCTTTCGGTCGCCGACCACTGCACAAGCTGCTTGGCTTTGAGAAAGGATCGATGACAAGTGTTGGCATTAAACCACTTTTTCAAGGAGACCCTTATCGACCTGAGGTCACCCAGTGGTTGTTTGATCAATGCCTACCGGCATTGACTCAAAGTTGCTTGAGCAGTGGTTACACCACAATTGTCGATGCCACCTTCTTACGCGAACGCGAACGACAGCGAATGTTTGTATTGGCGCGTCAACAAGGATGCCCGATTGCCATCGTGGCCTGTGAATGTAGTGATTTCACAGCTCAGGAGCGTATCGCTACAAGGATGGGGATTGGAACTGACCCCTCTGAGGCAGATTTAAGCGTGCGTGAACTGCAGAAAGCGTGGATTGAACCTCTCACAACCGATGAGCAAGACTTGACGGTTAGGTTTACGGAAAAAACTCCGATCAGCATTGGCCTAGAACGTTTGCGTGTTTTGCTGAATCCTTAG
- a CDS encoding homoserine O-succinyltransferase — protein MALILPRSYHKIAAVEKNRISWIEPELAERQDIRPLRIGILNIMPLGKQYEFNLLHPLGLSPLQIEPIWIRLSSHSYKTWDLAHLDNLYVSWEEAMEPNPLDGLIITGAPVEHLPFEEVNYWPELVKIIEQARQNCANTLGLCWAGFAMAYLEGVDKKSFAKKLFGVFPMRSLVPGHALMGTQDDRFVCPQSRHAGLHDGAMEAAQRQGRLRLLAHGEKVGYTIFETTDQRQLVHLGHPEYNAGRLLTEMERDQARGDVQPPENFDPDNPLTLWRSHRNLLFQHWLWFCYQRVSLRD, from the coding sequence ATGGCGCTGATCCTGCCACGCAGTTATCACAAGATCGCCGCGGTGGAGAAGAACCGGATCTCATGGATCGAGCCGGAACTTGCGGAACGTCAGGACATCCGGCCATTAAGAATCGGAATCCTCAACATCATGCCCCTGGGCAAGCAGTATGAATTCAATCTGCTGCATCCCCTAGGGCTTTCACCTCTTCAGATCGAACCGATCTGGATAAGGCTAAGTAGCCATAGCTATAAAACATGGGACCTTGCTCATCTCGATAATCTCTATGTGAGCTGGGAGGAAGCAATGGAACCCAATCCTCTTGATGGTTTGATCATCACTGGAGCACCAGTTGAGCATCTTCCATTTGAGGAGGTGAACTACTGGCCAGAGCTAGTAAAAATCATCGAACAGGCACGGCAGAACTGTGCAAACACGCTTGGCTTGTGCTGGGCTGGTTTTGCAATGGCCTATCTCGAAGGTGTCGATAAAAAATCATTTGCCAAAAAGTTGTTCGGGGTGTTCCCAATGCGCAGCTTGGTCCCCGGCCATGCCCTGATGGGCACTCAAGACGATCGATTTGTGTGTCCGCAGAGTCGCCATGCTGGGTTGCATGATGGCGCAATGGAAGCAGCACAACGACAGGGACGTCTACGTTTACTTGCCCATGGTGAGAAGGTTGGCTACACAATCTTTGAGACCACCGATCAACGCCAACTGGTTCATCTTGGCCATCCGGAGTACAACGCGGGGCGCCTGTTAACAGAGATGGAACGTGATCAAGCGCGAGGTGATGTTCAGCCCCCTGAAAATTTTGATCCAGACAACCCTTTAACTCTATGGCGATCACATCGCAATCTACTGTTTCAACACTGGCTCTGGTTCTGCTATCAAAGAGTAAGCTTGCGTGACTAA
- a CDS encoding O-acetylhomoserine aminocarboxypropyltransferase/cysteine synthase family protein, whose translation MTSHRFETLQLHAGQVADPVTNSRAVPIYQTSSYVFNDAEHGANLFGLKEFGNIYTRLMNPTTDVFEKRVAALEGGIAAVATASGQSAQFLAITNCMQAGDNLVSTSFLYGGTYNQFKVQFPRLGIDVKFADGDDVDSFATQIDANTKAIYVESMGNPRFNIPDFKGLSGLAKDMGIPLIVDNTLGAAGALLRPIEHGADVVVESATKWIGGHGTSLGGVLVDAGTFNWGNGKFPLMSEPSAAYHGLVHWDAFGFGSDICSMLGVPSNRNVAFALRARVEGLRDWGAALSPFNSFLLLQGLETLSLRVERHASNAMALATWLQDHPKVASVNYPGLKNDPYHAQAKTYLTNRGMGCMLMFSLKGGFDDAVSFINGLELASHLANVGDAKTLVIHPASTTHQQLSAQEQESAGVTPTMVRVSVGLEHIEDIKADFEQALAAIS comes from the coding sequence TTGACTTCACATCGCTTCGAAACCCTCCAGCTTCATGCCGGCCAGGTAGCTGATCCTGTCACGAACTCACGGGCTGTACCCATTTATCAAACCAGTTCTTATGTCTTTAATGACGCTGAACATGGTGCCAACCTGTTTGGTCTTAAAGAATTCGGCAACATTTACACCCGTCTGATGAACCCCACGACGGATGTGTTTGAAAAGCGTGTTGCGGCTCTTGAGGGAGGGATTGCTGCTGTAGCGACAGCTTCCGGACAATCCGCCCAGTTCCTGGCAATTACAAACTGCATGCAGGCTGGTGACAATCTTGTCTCAACATCCTTCTTATATGGAGGAACCTACAATCAATTCAAGGTGCAGTTTCCCCGCCTTGGCATTGATGTGAAGTTTGCAGATGGTGATGATGTTGATAGCTTTGCCACACAAATCGATGCCAACACAAAAGCAATTTATGTGGAGTCGATGGGGAACCCTCGCTTCAATATCCCTGACTTTAAAGGCCTTTCAGGCTTAGCAAAAGACATGGGAATCCCATTAATTGTTGACAACACCCTTGGAGCAGCTGGTGCTTTGCTTCGGCCCATAGAGCATGGCGCGGATGTGGTGGTGGAAAGTGCCACCAAATGGATTGGAGGCCATGGCACCAGCCTTGGTGGAGTGCTTGTGGATGCTGGCACCTTTAACTGGGGCAATGGCAAATTCCCACTGATGAGTGAGCCAAGCGCGGCATATCACGGTCTGGTGCACTGGGATGCTTTCGGGTTCGGCAGCGACATCTGCTCCATGCTCGGCGTCCCAAGCAATCGCAATGTGGCCTTTGCACTGCGAGCTCGAGTTGAGGGACTGCGTGACTGGGGAGCAGCTCTTAGTCCATTCAACTCGTTCCTACTTTTGCAAGGGCTCGAAACACTCAGTTTGCGAGTGGAGCGCCATGCATCCAATGCCATGGCTCTTGCTACATGGCTGCAGGATCATCCCAAAGTTGCCAGTGTCAATTATCCCGGCCTGAAAAATGACCCATACCACGCACAAGCCAAAACATACCTAACGAATCGAGGCATGGGATGCATGCTGATGTTCTCCCTTAAAGGAGGCTTTGATGATGCCGTGAGCTTCATCAATGGTCTTGAATTAGCTAGCCATCTCGCCAATGTTGGTGATGCCAAGACCTTGGTGATTCATCCTGCATCCACCACGCATCAACAACTTTCTGCTCAAGAGCAGGAATCTGCAGGAGTCACTCCCACAATGGTTAGGGTATCTGTTGGCCTTGAACACATCGAAGACATCAAGGCTGATTTTGAACAGGCCCTAGCGGCCATCAGTTGA